The Microbacterium foliorum genome has a window encoding:
- a CDS encoding Rv3654c family TadE-like protein codes for MDDERLHPRETTLMAGSTLAAGVLAVAAALSLGLAAVGGAAVTAQRAAGAADAAALAAADAVSGAITASEAPCDLASRVATAAGATLTDCSVAGYVATVQVKAAYAGLAAVSRARAGPPDGT; via the coding sequence GTGGACGATGAACGGCTGCATCCCCGGGAGACCACGCTGATGGCGGGCTCGACTCTCGCCGCCGGCGTGCTGGCGGTGGCCGCGGCCCTCTCGCTGGGGCTGGCCGCGGTCGGGGGAGCGGCGGTCACGGCGCAGCGCGCGGCGGGAGCGGCCGATGCCGCCGCCCTCGCCGCCGCAGACGCGGTGAGCGGAGCGATCACCGCATCCGAGGCTCCCTGCGATCTCGCGAGCAGGGTCGCGACGGCGGCCGGAGCGACCCTCACGGACTGCTCGGTGGCCGGGTACGTGGCGACTGTGCAGGTGAAGGCGGCGTACGCTGGACTCGCTGCCGTCTCCCGAGCCCGAGCCGGGCCTCCCGACGGAACCTGA
- a CDS encoding type II secretion system F family protein, which translates to MQTLAVLLQAGAMPAAAWRHLASIGDPHAAAVAARMDDGVALIPAIEAEGGPWRDLAAAWEIATTVGAPLAEVLRMIAETLRDASSAADDVRIALAEPAGTARLLLWLPFAGLLLGFALGFDTVGVIFGTPAGAVCVIAGLLLVLAARSWTRRLLRRARPQSGTPGMQAELVAVALAGGASIPRALRLVADSPVSRRDGGEARIGSVLELSQTAGVPAGELLRAAAAQERHASRIEGRLRAAALSTKLLIPLGVCTLPAFLLLGVAPLLLSVLSSTPLPL; encoded by the coding sequence GTGCAGACCCTCGCCGTACTGCTGCAGGCGGGCGCCATGCCCGCCGCTGCCTGGCGGCACCTCGCGTCGATCGGCGATCCGCACGCCGCGGCCGTGGCGGCTCGGATGGACGACGGTGTCGCTCTCATCCCCGCCATCGAGGCGGAGGGAGGCCCCTGGCGCGACCTCGCCGCCGCGTGGGAGATCGCCACGACCGTCGGGGCGCCGCTCGCCGAGGTGCTGCGCATGATCGCCGAGACGCTCAGAGACGCCTCCTCCGCAGCCGACGATGTGCGCATCGCGCTCGCAGAACCGGCGGGCACGGCGCGGCTGCTGCTGTGGCTGCCGTTCGCCGGACTGCTCCTGGGATTCGCGCTCGGTTTCGACACGGTCGGGGTGATCTTCGGCACTCCGGCCGGCGCCGTCTGCGTCATCGCCGGGCTCCTGCTCGTGCTCGCGGCACGCTCCTGGACGCGGCGCCTGCTGCGCCGGGCTCGGCCGCAGTCCGGAACGCCTGGCATGCAGGCGGAACTCGTCGCGGTCGCGCTCGCCGGAGGCGCGTCGATCCCGAGGGCGCTGCGCCTCGTCGCCGACAGCCCCGTCTCGCGACGCGACGGCGGGGAGGCGCGGATCGGCTCGGTGCTCGAGCTCTCGCAGACCGCGGGAGTACCTGCGGGCGAGCTGCTGCGTGCGGCCGCGGCCCAGGAACGCCACGCCTCGCGGATCGAGGGACGCCTGCGTGCGGCCGCACTCTCGACGAAACTCCTGATCCCGCTCGGCGTCTGCACCCTGCCGGCGTTCCTGCTGCTCGGCGTCGCTCCGCTGCTGCTGAGCGTGCTCTCCTCGACCCCGCTGCCGCTGTGA
- a CDS encoding TadE family type IV pilus minor pilin, whose amino-acid sequence MTPARGSRRRCGNEGDRGSVAAELALALPAVVLVLVLGVGALGAAAHQVALQDAAADAARLLGRGEDEGAAVRVVAAAVPGAAMSTTASGDLVCVTTRIEVGIGGFLRWGLRAHSCALGGGR is encoded by the coding sequence GTGACTCCCGCGCGCGGGAGCCGGCGCCGGTGCGGGAACGAGGGAGATCGCGGGTCCGTCGCGGCCGAGCTCGCTCTCGCGCTGCCCGCGGTCGTGCTCGTTCTCGTGCTCGGCGTCGGGGCGCTGGGAGCGGCGGCGCACCAGGTCGCCCTCCAAGACGCTGCCGCCGATGCGGCACGTCTGCTCGGACGCGGGGAGGACGAGGGGGCGGCGGTGCGCGTGGTGGCAGCGGCGGTGCCCGGGGCTGCGATGTCGACCACGGCCTCCGGCGATCTCGTGTGCGTGACGACGCGGATCGAGGTCGGCATCGGCGGCTTCCTCCGGTGGGGTCTGCGCGCGCACAGCTGTGCTCTCGGCGGTGGACGATGA
- a CDS encoding DUF4244 domain-containing protein: MNTLPPLTRTRATTLFGDDTGAATAEYAITTMAAVAFAGLLVVIMRSDEVRGILTDLIRRALTVS, encoded by the coding sequence ATGAACACCCTCCCTCCGCTGACCCGCACCCGTGCCACGACGCTCTTCGGCGACGACACGGGCGCGGCCACCGCCGAGTACGCGATCACGACCATGGCCGCGGTCGCCTTCGCCGGACTGCTCGTGGTCATCATGAGATCCGACGAGGTGCGCGGCATCCTCACCGATCTCATCCGCCGGGCTCTCACGGTCTCGTGA